In one Chitinophaga sancti genomic region, the following are encoded:
- a CDS encoding TIM-barrel domain-containing protein, which produces MLQREPVIKGKVPANWHIVPTFSGTGASVQLDGDISLYGGGEVTGPLLRNGQTIKLWNTDNGAYGTDSGKRLYQTHPWVIGVRKNGTAFGILFESQWKSTLTTNSDKVSFNTEGGTPFRVFVIDRSSPQEVVKGLAELTGTMEMPPRWALGYQQCRFSYLSAQRVKEIADTFRLKQIPCDVIWMDIDYMDGFRVFTFNKNTFPNPKQLNADLHAKNFRSVFMIDPGVKADPSYGVYQSGTAKDVWVKDTAGKEYHGKVWPGDCAFPDFTIPRTRQWWSGLYRNFMANGIDGIWNDMNEPAVMDGNLGTMPFNTPHRGGGGLPAGPHLLYHNAYGRLMVQATREGVMAANPDKRPFILTRANLLGGQRFAATWTGDNLAAAPFMKVSVPMSITLGLSGQPFSGPDIGGFLENTSGELWADWIGFGNLLPFARGHACAGTNNKEPWAFGAEIEKTSRIALERRYRLLPYLYTLFYKAHQTGLPVMEPVFFNDPADSRLRAEDQAFLLGDDLLVIPSFAQNPALPKGTWEQLQLVDGDSQDAHQARLMLKGGSIIPVGKTIQYTNDNSLDELTLYICLDNAGKASGELYWDAGEGWAFKKGMYSQLKFQAKEEKGVTKISLASRNGQYEIDKDIHTVKAIVLKNGQRYEGTIQLKGGEIKTGN; this is translated from the coding sequence ATGCTACAACGTGAACCGGTGATCAAAGGTAAGGTACCAGCTAACTGGCATATCGTACCTACATTTTCCGGAACCGGTGCCAGCGTTCAGTTAGATGGAGACATCAGCCTGTATGGAGGTGGTGAAGTAACAGGACCATTGCTGAGAAACGGGCAAACTATCAAACTCTGGAATACTGACAACGGCGCTTATGGTACTGATAGTGGTAAAAGACTGTATCAGACGCACCCATGGGTGATCGGTGTAAGAAAGAATGGTACCGCCTTCGGGATCTTGTTTGAAAGTCAGTGGAAATCTACATTGACCACCAATTCCGACAAGGTATCATTTAATACAGAAGGAGGTACGCCTTTCCGGGTATTTGTCATCGACCGCTCCTCTCCACAGGAAGTAGTGAAAGGACTCGCGGAACTGACAGGTACCATGGAAATGCCACCCAGATGGGCCCTGGGATATCAGCAATGCAGGTTCTCTTATCTCTCAGCACAACGTGTAAAGGAAATTGCCGACACCTTCCGTCTCAAACAGATTCCATGTGATGTGATCTGGATGGATATAGATTATATGGATGGTTTCAGGGTCTTTACCTTTAATAAAAACACTTTCCCAAATCCGAAGCAGCTGAATGCTGATCTGCATGCAAAGAACTTCCGTTCCGTATTCATGATCGATCCGGGCGTAAAAGCAGATCCATCCTACGGGGTGTATCAGTCAGGTACGGCAAAGGATGTGTGGGTGAAAGATACCGCTGGTAAGGAATATCATGGCAAGGTATGGCCGGGTGATTGCGCTTTTCCTGACTTTACTATTCCCCGTACAAGGCAATGGTGGTCCGGTTTGTATCGCAACTTCATGGCCAATGGTATAGACGGGATCTGGAATGATATGAATGAACCGGCGGTAATGGATGGAAACCTGGGTACAATGCCTTTCAATACGCCTCACCGCGGTGGTGGCGGATTACCGGCTGGACCACACCTCCTGTATCACAATGCTTATGGCAGACTGATGGTACAGGCAACCCGCGAAGGGGTGATGGCAGCGAATCCTGACAAACGACCTTTCATTCTCACAAGAGCGAACCTGCTGGGTGGACAGCGCTTTGCAGCTACCTGGACCGGCGATAACCTGGCAGCAGCACCATTTATGAAAGTATCTGTGCCCATGTCCATTACACTGGGTTTATCAGGCCAGCCATTTAGCGGACCGGATATCGGAGGTTTCTTAGAGAATACATCCGGTGAACTCTGGGCCGACTGGATTGGATTTGGAAACCTCTTACCATTTGCAAGAGGTCACGCCTGCGCAGGTACGAACAATAAGGAGCCATGGGCATTTGGGGCAGAGATCGAAAAAACTTCCCGCATTGCCCTGGAACGCAGGTATCGCTTACTGCCATATCTCTATACCTTGTTTTACAAAGCACACCAGACCGGATTACCGGTTATGGAACCAGTCTTCTTCAATGATCCTGCAGACAGCAGGCTGAGAGCCGAAGACCAGGCATTCCTGCTGGGTGATGACCTGCTGGTGATTCCTTCTTTTGCCCAAAACCCTGCATTGCCCAAAGGAACCTGGGAACAATTGCAGCTGGTGGATGGCGATAGCCAGGATGCACACCAGGCAAGGTTGATGCTCAAAGGTGGAAGTATTATTCCTGTAGGTAAAACGATCCAGTATACCAACGATAATTCCCTGGATGAACTGACCTTGTATATTTGCCTGGATAATGCAGGTAAAGCAAGCGGAGAATTATACTGGGATGCCGGTGAAGGATGGGCCTTTAAAAAAGGGATGTATAGCCAGCTGAAGTTCCAGGCAAAAGAAGAGAAAGGCGTGACGAAAATCAGCCTCGCCTCACGGAATGGGCAATACGAAATAGACAAAGACATCCATACCGTAAAAGCTATCGTATTGAAGAATGGACAAAGATATGAAGGAACGATACAGCTGAAAGGCGGAGAAATCAAAACAGGTAATTAA
- the tkt gene encoding transketolase, which translates to MTDTSATVKSTSIDDLSVNTIRFLSIDAVQKANSGHPGLPLGAAPMAYVLFNRIMRYNSSDPKWFNRDRFVLSAGHGSALLYSMLHLTGYDLSLEDLKQFRQLHSRTPGHPESMFTPGVEVTTGPLGQGLGNAIGIALAEAHLAAKYNRPGHNVVDHFTYVIASDGDMMEGVASEASSLAGHLKLGKLICLYDDNKISLDGPTSLAFTEDVLKRYEAYDWHVQIVEDGNDLDGIEAAVKKAQAVTDKPSIIAVRTIIGYGSPLADSNKVHGSAMGEENVRKTKEFYGADPDKQFYVPAAVKEHMLLRTKEGAKLQEEWNQLFDAYKAAFPAEGKELALSAHDELPEGWQKSLPVFTPADGALATRQAHGKALLALKKAIPYIFGGSADLASSNDMPLDAKLSFQPDHYEETNIWFGVREHGMGAILNGMAAHKGVRVYGGTFLTFSDYMKGSIRLAALTKAPVTYIFTHDSVGLGEDGPTHQPIEQVTALRIVPNLVTIRPADANETVQAWRLALERKKGPVALILSRQKLPVLDQSKFPSAENVAKGAYVLQDKGEELQLILIATGSEVSLALAAQEQLSKDGISSRVVSMPSWELFEEQDAAYKESVLPKKLVKRLSIEALTPIGWDRYVGPEGKVLGLNRFGESGPGEEVLKALGFSVENVVAEAKKLIG; encoded by the coding sequence ATGACTGACACTTCAGCAACAGTAAAGTCTACCTCAATAGACGATCTCTCTGTCAATACCATTCGCTTTTTGTCTATCGATGCCGTACAAAAAGCCAATTCCGGCCACCCCGGTTTACCATTAGGCGCAGCACCCATGGCATATGTGTTATTCAACCGTATCATGCGCTACAATTCCAGCGATCCGAAATGGTTTAACCGCGATAGATTCGTATTATCTGCAGGGCACGGTTCTGCATTATTATACAGCATGCTTCACCTCACAGGTTATGACCTCTCCCTGGAAGATCTGAAACAATTCAGGCAACTTCATTCCAGGACGCCCGGGCATCCTGAAAGTATGTTTACCCCAGGGGTAGAAGTAACCACTGGTCCATTAGGCCAGGGTCTTGGCAATGCAATCGGTATTGCATTGGCCGAAGCACATCTGGCAGCTAAATATAACCGGCCTGGTCATAATGTAGTAGACCACTTCACGTATGTTATTGCCAGTGATGGCGACATGATGGAGGGTGTTGCTTCAGAAGCCTCTTCCCTCGCCGGTCACCTGAAACTAGGTAAACTCATATGCCTGTATGATGATAACAAGATTTCACTGGATGGCCCTACCAGCCTCGCCTTTACAGAAGATGTACTAAAGAGGTATGAAGCCTACGACTGGCATGTACAGATTGTGGAAGACGGAAATGACCTGGATGGCATCGAAGCCGCTGTAAAAAAGGCACAGGCAGTAACTGACAAACCTTCGATCATTGCAGTACGTACCATTATTGGTTATGGTAGTCCGCTGGCTGATTCCAATAAAGTACATGGTAGTGCCATGGGCGAAGAAAATGTGCGCAAGACAAAAGAATTTTATGGTGCAGACCCTGATAAACAATTCTACGTGCCTGCAGCAGTAAAAGAACACATGCTGCTCCGCACAAAAGAAGGTGCCAAATTACAAGAGGAATGGAACCAGCTGTTTGATGCCTATAAAGCAGCTTTCCCTGCCGAAGGAAAAGAACTGGCACTCAGCGCTCATGATGAATTGCCGGAAGGATGGCAAAAGAGCCTGCCGGTATTTACACCGGCAGATGGTGCGCTGGCTACCCGCCAGGCTCATGGTAAAGCCCTGCTGGCTTTAAAAAAAGCAATTCCTTACATATTTGGAGGCAGTGCAGACCTTGCTTCTTCCAATGATATGCCTTTGGATGCCAAACTGAGTTTCCAGCCGGATCATTATGAAGAAACAAATATCTGGTTCGGAGTGCGGGAACATGGTATGGGCGCTATCCTGAATGGCATGGCAGCACACAAAGGGGTGCGTGTGTACGGTGGTACTTTCCTCACCTTCTCTGATTATATGAAAGGGTCCATTCGCCTGGCTGCACTTACAAAGGCACCAGTGACTTATATTTTCACACACGATAGTGTAGGCCTTGGTGAAGATGGCCCTACGCACCAGCCCATAGAACAGGTAACTGCACTGCGCATCGTGCCTAACCTGGTAACGATCCGTCCTGCAGATGCCAATGAAACCGTGCAGGCATGGCGGCTGGCACTGGAACGAAAAAAAGGACCGGTAGCCCTGATCTTAAGCCGCCAGAAATTGCCGGTGCTGGATCAGTCAAAATTTCCTTCTGCCGAAAACGTAGCCAAAGGTGCTTATGTGCTGCAGGATAAGGGGGAGGAATTGCAATTGATCCTCATCGCTACAGGTTCTGAAGTATCACTGGCACTGGCTGCACAGGAGCAGTTAAGTAAAGATGGTATTTCCAGCAGGGTGGTGAGCATGCCATCATGGGAACTGTTTGAAGAACAGGATGCGGCTTACAAAGAAAGTGTACTGCCGAAGAAACTGGTAAAAAGACTATCTATCGAAGCCCTCACCCCTATTGGATGGGATAGGTATGTGGGTCCGGAAGGAAAGGTGCTTGGCCTGAATCGCTTTGGTGAATCCGGACCGGGAGAAGAAGTGCTGAAAGCGTTAGGATTCTCTGTAGAGAATGTAGTGGCTGAGGCAAAGAAACTGATCGGTTAA
- a CDS encoding S9 family peptidase, with protein sequence MKGKLMLVALLGMQVAVAQKKTIDTTAYSEWKRIGTPSLSYDGQWMLYRYSQEDSHLQYLVNTASGKTSAFEKMNSPEFLGKGKWIKFTRNDSTILRRLKDGHEEAWTRSSYFIGNDNSTTLGYTEGKKQVVLDINTGDSVVLNDVSRCSFFDGNVIYIRDNQLFTGPLKGKHTVLFSGPIDDFNFNMEKRAGTILSDRKVYYFSLKTGKVSFVFDYRDVKAPAGYKVNEQANMITAGTKQFVLDVSRSEKPAMRRPVQNPDFTLELWTWNEPVTQKLQRKGVYDKNMMNQAKFIYNVDTKTVVEVAPEMSGMVLAPSCESFDYVISLDPAPYKIDVDYRYNNNVDIYLVNVHTGERKLIAKDSYENPSWSPNGKFAIYYDTQKKIWEKIDLGTGNFINISDQIGFPVNDEEWDQPGRNPAYGLVGYIDGGNTIVLYDRYDMWAVDLAGQRKPYSLTGQYGRQHKVVLRLNGVEYMENIDLSKPILLRSFNEETKSHGLYRLQSLAKVEKLADNPDYDVRIHSIAGDGHSCIFSKQSYQISPDVWYGDMEFKKSKQLTDCNPQQKDFNWGTAKVVKWKTFDGKDDEGLLFLPEGYDSTKTYPMIVDFYETHSQDLHDYIVPEYSTSTINISTYVSNGYLVFRPDVHYIIGKPGESVYNCVVSGVKYLIDKGIADKEAVGLQGHSFGGYEASYLVTRTDVFKCANIGAGVVNMTYNYTAMRQNGAPSLFKFESEQYRMGKTLWEDKEGYVNNSAIFNADKIHTPIMIFHNDKDGAVPFSHGLDLFLSMRRLRRPAWLLNYKGGNHTLEDLPAQKDFTIRLQGFFDHYLKKKPMPRWMSEGISVDERNVDQKY encoded by the coding sequence ATGAAAGGGAAATTAATGCTGGTAGCGCTGCTGGGAATGCAGGTAGCAGTTGCTCAGAAGAAAACGATCGATACCACAGCGTATAGCGAATGGAAAAGGATTGGCACACCATCTTTATCTTACGACGGTCAGTGGATGCTTTACCGTTATAGTCAAGAGGATAGCCATTTACAATACCTGGTGAATACCGCTAGCGGTAAAACCAGTGCATTTGAAAAGATGAACAGCCCGGAGTTCTTAGGTAAGGGAAAATGGATAAAGTTCACCAGGAATGATTCTACCATACTGAGACGCCTGAAAGACGGACATGAAGAAGCCTGGACCCGCAGCAGTTATTTTATTGGCAATGATAACAGCACAACCCTGGGCTACACCGAAGGCAAGAAACAGGTAGTGTTAGATATCAATACCGGTGACAGCGTGGTACTGAACGATGTAAGCAGGTGCAGTTTCTTTGATGGCAATGTTATTTACATCAGGGACAATCAACTGTTCACCGGCCCTTTAAAAGGAAAGCACACAGTACTGTTTTCCGGTCCGATCGATGATTTTAACTTTAACATGGAGAAGCGTGCAGGTACCATCTTATCCGACAGGAAAGTGTACTATTTCTCTTTAAAGACCGGGAAGGTAAGCTTTGTATTCGACTACAGGGATGTGAAAGCACCTGCAGGTTATAAGGTAAACGAACAGGCGAACATGATCACGGCAGGTACCAAACAATTCGTACTGGATGTTTCGCGTAGCGAAAAACCAGCGATGCGTCGACCTGTACAGAATCCTGATTTCACGCTGGAATTGTGGACATGGAATGAGCCGGTGACTCAAAAACTGCAACGCAAAGGTGTATACGACAAGAACATGATGAACCAGGCAAAGTTCATCTACAACGTAGATACGAAAACGGTAGTAGAAGTGGCACCTGAAATGTCAGGTATGGTATTGGCACCATCCTGCGAGTCATTTGACTATGTTATTTCACTGGATCCGGCACCTTATAAAATAGATGTAGACTATCGTTATAACAATAATGTGGACATTTACCTGGTGAATGTACATACGGGTGAAAGGAAACTGATAGCAAAGGATAGTTATGAAAATCCGAGCTGGAGCCCGAATGGTAAGTTTGCCATTTATTACGATACACAAAAGAAGATCTGGGAAAAGATCGATCTGGGTACAGGTAATTTCATTAACATCTCTGATCAGATTGGTTTCCCGGTAAATGATGAAGAGTGGGATCAGCCGGGACGTAATCCAGCCTATGGCCTGGTAGGGTATATTGACGGTGGTAATACCATCGTACTCTATGACCGTTACGATATGTGGGCCGTGGACCTGGCAGGTCAGCGTAAACCTTATTCCCTGACCGGGCAGTATGGCCGTCAGCATAAAGTGGTACTGCGCCTGAACGGGGTGGAATACATGGAGAACATAGATCTTTCTAAACCTATCCTGCTGCGTAGCTTCAATGAAGAGACAAAATCACATGGTTTGTACAGGTTACAGTCACTGGCGAAAGTAGAAAAGCTGGCAGACAATCCTGATTACGATGTGAGAATCCATTCAATAGCAGGGGATGGGCATTCCTGTATCTTTTCAAAGCAGAGCTACCAGATCAGCCCGGATGTATGGTATGGTGATATGGAGTTCAAAAAATCAAAGCAACTGACGGATTGCAATCCTCAGCAAAAAGATTTTAACTGGGGTACTGCAAAGGTGGTAAAATGGAAAACTTTTGACGGAAAAGATGACGAAGGTTTGCTTTTCCTGCCGGAAGGTTATGATTCGACGAAGACATATCCGATGATTGTTGATTTCTATGAGACTCATTCTCAGGACCTTCACGATTATATAGTACCTGAATACAGTACGAGTACGATTAATATCAGTACTTATGTCAGCAATGGCTATTTAGTATTTCGTCCTGACGTGCATTATATCATTGGAAAACCCGGAGAAAGTGTGTACAATTGCGTCGTGAGTGGAGTTAAATACCTCATTGACAAGGGTATTGCAGATAAAGAAGCGGTTGGTTTACAAGGTCATAGCTTTGGTGGATATGAGGCATCTTACCTGGTAACCAGAACGGATGTATTCAAATGTGCCAATATTGGAGCGGGTGTAGTGAATATGACTTATAACTATACGGCGATGAGGCAGAACGGAGCACCCAGTTTGTTTAAGTTTGAGTCCGAGCAGTACCGTATGGGTAAAACCCTCTGGGAAGATAAGGAGGGATACGTGAATAACTCGGCTATATTTAATGCGGATAAGATACATACACCAATAATGATCTTCCATAACGACAAGGATGGAGCGGTGCCTTTCTCACACGGGCTAGATTTATTCCTAAGTATGCGTAGATTACGGCGTCCAGCGTGGTTACTGAACTATAAAGGTGGTAATCATACACTGGAGGATTTGCCGGCACAGAAGGATTTCACGATCCGGCTGCAGGGTTTCTTTGACCATTATTTAAAGAAGAAGCCTATGCCAAGATGGATGAGTGAGGGGATCAGTGTGGATGAGAGAAACGTAGATCAAAAGTACTAG
- a CDS encoding TlpA family protein disulfide reductase — MKYTWISALAMMLAVPAVGFSQADSSRLQKSGVPVAGDTLTIHYNPAGGPLAGKDHIRGMVYTFNNYKWGLDDVNLQLHNGVYDAKYYVPENCAFVAFKFYVEQDGQIAAYDNNNDLGFVETTLNKQGMALPGGALAWGTFRKPSFGHAPQGYFEKFNIGDEALEMWIRKEMKNYGQNMPYYFGVYKDMLKLTLGDEYNEKIERNLVRLAGLPNIDESNYAQIYSAFKIDLKDERKADSVKAVILAKYPHGQMARQLEFNEAVNNKDNDEKLAKLDKFLKDFPIADMQKDSSADQRFMYYTTFRELATGYVAAAKINQLMALLPQMDFATLVEVYRWNVERHLMMNSMPLDSVYPLGKAIITEALTKVHDGSYNEALRFTPQQADEFAQTQMDKKLGMHARLLDKMGRYDEALTYIRMISPEFLYTSAKLNDAHIDILEHTGNGAQVDAVLETGVSKNAATPAMIERLKKEYVAKNGKEDGFDAYMEGLKPAADMEKFRAEVRAGLMNVKYTPFKLKDLAGKVVNSADFKDKIVVIDFWATWCTPCKAAFPGMQMVVDKYAKDKNIAFYFIATQAASDKYKEDIKSYISKSGYRFNVLLDDISNKGTQDKVFRTISPIFKSSGIPRKIIVKNGVIRWSSEGYGGSASKLVDELTYVIDLLKNEN, encoded by the coding sequence ATGAAGTATACATGGATCAGTGCACTGGCTATGATGCTGGCAGTGCCAGCTGTTGGCTTTAGCCAGGCAGATAGCAGCAGGTTACAAAAAAGTGGTGTGCCCGTAGCTGGCGATACCCTGACCATTCATTACAATCCCGCTGGTGGTCCGCTGGCAGGAAAGGATCATATCCGCGGTATGGTATACACCTTCAACAACTACAAATGGGGGCTTGATGATGTGAACCTGCAGTTACACAATGGCGTTTATGATGCAAAGTATTATGTGCCTGAGAACTGCGCGTTCGTAGCTTTCAAATTCTACGTAGAACAGGATGGGCAGATCGCCGCATATGACAACAATAATGATTTAGGGTTCGTAGAAACCACACTCAATAAACAGGGAATGGCACTGCCTGGTGGCGCACTGGCATGGGGCACCTTCCGTAAACCATCCTTCGGTCATGCACCGCAGGGATACTTCGAGAAATTTAATATCGGCGATGAGGCATTGGAAATGTGGATCCGAAAGGAAATGAAGAACTATGGTCAGAATATGCCTTATTATTTCGGCGTTTATAAAGATATGCTGAAGCTGACACTGGGCGATGAATACAATGAGAAGATTGAAAGAAACCTGGTGCGCCTGGCTGGATTGCCTAACATCGATGAATCGAACTATGCTCAGATCTACAGCGCTTTCAAAATCGACCTGAAAGACGAGCGCAAGGCGGATTCTGTAAAGGCAGTCATCCTGGCTAAGTATCCACATGGTCAGATGGCACGCCAGCTGGAATTTAATGAGGCAGTCAACAACAAGGACAACGATGAGAAGCTGGCCAAACTGGATAAATTCCTGAAGGATTTTCCTATTGCTGACATGCAAAAGGATTCCAGTGCTGACCAGCGTTTTATGTACTACACTACCTTCAGGGAACTGGCTACAGGTTATGTAGCAGCAGCTAAGATCAATCAGCTGATGGCCCTGTTGCCACAAATGGACTTTGCCACCCTGGTAGAAGTCTATCGCTGGAATGTAGAGCGTCATCTTATGATGAACAGCATGCCACTGGATAGCGTATATCCATTAGGTAAAGCCATCATCACCGAAGCACTCACCAAAGTACATGATGGTTCTTACAACGAAGCCCTGCGTTTCACTCCGCAACAGGCAGATGAATTTGCCCAGACCCAGATGGATAAGAAACTGGGTATGCATGCACGCCTGCTGGATAAAATGGGTCGTTATGATGAAGCACTGACCTACATCCGTATGATCTCTCCTGAGTTCCTGTATACCAGTGCAAAACTGAACGATGCACATATCGACATCCTCGAGCATACCGGAAATGGAGCACAGGTAGATGCTGTATTGGAAACAGGTGTAAGTAAAAATGCTGCTACTCCGGCAATGATTGAAAGACTGAAGAAAGAATATGTAGCTAAGAATGGTAAGGAAGATGGCTTCGATGCTTACATGGAAGGCCTGAAACCTGCAGCAGATATGGAAAAATTCAGAGCTGAAGTAAGAGCTGGCCTGATGAATGTGAAATATACGCCGTTCAAACTGAAAGATCTGGCTGGCAAAGTAGTGAACAGCGCTGACTTTAAAGATAAAATCGTAGTGATCGACTTCTGGGCTACCTGGTGTACGCCTTGTAAAGCCGCTTTCCCTGGTATGCAGATGGTAGTCGATAAATATGCGAAAGATAAAAATATTGCATTTTATTTCATTGCAACACAGGCTGCAAGTGACAAGTATAAAGAAGATATTAAAAGCTATATCAGCAAATCAGGTTACCGCTTTAACGTGTTACTGGATGATATCTCGAACAAGGGAACGCAGGACAAGGTATTCAGAACTATTTCCCCTATTTTTAAATCATCTGGTATACCTCGTAAAATCATCGTTAAGAACGGCGTGATTCGCTGGAGTTCAGAAGGTTACGGAGGTAGTGCCAGCAAACTGGTAGATGAACTGACATACGTAATTGACCTGTTAAAAAATGAAAATTGA